One segment of Heptranchias perlo isolate sHepPer1 unplaced genomic scaffold, sHepPer1.hap1 HAP1_SCAFFOLD_979, whole genome shotgun sequence DNA contains the following:
- the LOC137320114 gene encoding hepatoma-derived growth factor-like, producing MSNGRSSEVREAISQYLHEESRDDRATIDELPEGAVKSPSNKYPIFFFGTHETAFLGPKDLFPYEESKERLGKPNKRKGFSEGLWEIENNPTVKKSGYQAPEQHQSSSEGEGDGEKKENAEGSSDEEGKLVIDEPAKEKEKLEKTGSKRKLVTPTKVSPKRPCDSKEAEEEEEEEGGKDEGDEGGTPAKAEQHAEEEKENKSSLAPNEKESEVANATEPQKKHEEAEAATV from the exons ATGAGTAATGGCCGGTCGTCTGAGGTACGAGAGGCAATTAGCCAATATCTTCACGAGGAGAGCAGAGACGACCGGGCAACG ATTGACGAACTACCAGAAGGAGCCGTCAAGTCACCATCGAACAAATACCCCATTTTCTTCTTCGGCACCCACGAGAC TGCCTTTCTGGGACCAAAGGATCTGTTCCCGTACGAGGAATCCAAGGAGAGGTTGGGGAAGCCAAACAAACGAAAAGGATTCAGCGAGGGCTTATGGGAAATAGAGAACAATCCCACGGTGAAGAAGTCCGGATACCAG GCACCCGAGCAGCACCAAAGCTCGTCGGAGGGAGAGGGCGACggggagaagaaggagaatgCTGAGGGGAGCAGCGATGAGGAGGGCAAGCTGGTGATCGACGAGCCAgcgaaagaaaaggaaaaactggAAAAGACTGGATCAAAACGGAAGTTGGTCACTCCGACAAAG GTCTCCCCAAAGCGGCCCTGCGATTccaaggaggcggaggaggaggaggaagaggaagggggcaAGGACGAGGGGGACGAAGGAGGGACCCCCGCCAAGGCAGAGCAGCAcgcggaggaggagaaagagaacaaGAGCAGCCTGGCTCCCAACGAGAAGGAGAGCGAGGTGGCCAATGCCACGGAGCCCCAGAAGAAGCACGAGGAG GCTGAGGCAGCTACTGTTTAA